A genomic segment from Klebsiella africana encodes:
- the fhuB gene encoding Fe(3+)-hydroxamate ABC transporter permease FhuB produces the protein MNTRLSPLAIILLAGLLVAAFALSIVNLNVALPYAQWRQALWQPDVDDIAQMLFHYSLLPRLAVALLVGAGLGLVGVLFQQVLRNPLAEPTTLGVATGAQLGITVTTLWAIPGVLASQFAALAGACLVGALVFGVSWGKRLSPVTLILAGLVVSLYCGAINQLMVIFHHDQLQSMFLWSTGTLTQTDWSVAQRLWPQLLGGAILTLLLLRPLTLMGLDDGVARNLGLALSLARLGALTLAIVISALLVNAVGIIGFIGLFAPLLAKMLGARRLLVRLLLAALIGALLLWLSDQVILWLSRVWREVSTGSVTALIGAPLLLWLLPRLRSISAPVMNGGDNVQPERYHVQWFVLAGVALLLLAVSVALAFGRDAHGWLWAHGDLLDQLLPWRWPRVLSALFAGVMLAVAGCIIQRLTGNPMASPEVLGISSGAAFGVVLMLFFVPGDAFGWLLPAGSLGAAATLLIILLAAGRGGFSPHRMLLAGMALSTAFTMLLMMLQASGDPRMAQILTWISGSTYSATPEKVVRSGAVMLALLALAPLCRRWLTILPLGGEAARAVGMALTSSRIALLLLAACLTATATLTIGPLSFVGLMAPHIARMMGFRRTMPHMVISGLTGGVLLVFADWCGRMMMFPYQIPAGLLSTFIGAPYFIYLLRKQSR, from the coding sequence ATGAATACGCGTCTCTCGCCGTTAGCTATTATCCTGCTGGCCGGGCTGCTGGTCGCCGCCTTCGCGCTGAGTATCGTCAACCTCAATGTCGCCTTGCCCTATGCGCAGTGGCGGCAAGCGCTGTGGCAGCCGGATGTCGATGATATCGCCCAAATGCTGTTTCATTATAGTTTGTTACCGAGGCTGGCTGTTGCGCTGCTGGTGGGCGCCGGGCTGGGACTGGTCGGCGTCCTGTTCCAGCAGGTGCTGCGTAATCCGCTGGCGGAGCCGACCACCCTTGGCGTCGCCACCGGCGCGCAGCTGGGGATAACCGTCACCACCCTGTGGGCCATCCCCGGCGTGCTGGCGTCGCAGTTCGCGGCCCTGGCCGGGGCCTGTTTGGTCGGGGCGCTGGTATTTGGCGTCTCGTGGGGCAAGCGCCTGTCGCCGGTGACGCTGATTCTGGCCGGTCTGGTGGTGAGTCTCTATTGCGGCGCGATCAATCAGCTGATGGTGATTTTCCATCACGACCAGCTGCAGAGCATGTTCCTGTGGAGCACCGGAACGCTGACGCAAACCGACTGGAGCGTGGCGCAGCGCCTGTGGCCGCAGCTGCTTGGCGGGGCAATACTCACCTTGCTGCTGCTGCGTCCGCTGACCCTGATGGGGCTTGATGACGGAGTGGCGCGCAATCTTGGGCTGGCGCTGTCCCTGGCGCGCCTTGGCGCCCTGACGTTGGCGATCGTCATCAGCGCGCTGCTGGTGAATGCGGTCGGCATTATCGGCTTTATCGGCTTGTTCGCGCCGCTGCTGGCGAAAATGCTTGGCGCCCGTCGGCTGCTGGTGCGGCTGCTGCTGGCGGCGCTGATCGGCGCGCTGCTCCTGTGGCTTTCAGATCAGGTGATCCTCTGGCTGAGCCGGGTATGGCGGGAAGTCTCCACCGGCTCGGTCACCGCCCTGATTGGCGCGCCGCTGCTGCTGTGGCTGCTGCCGCGGCTGCGCAGCATCAGCGCCCCGGTGATGAATGGCGGCGATAATGTGCAGCCTGAGCGCTATCACGTGCAATGGTTTGTTCTTGCAGGCGTCGCGTTGTTGCTGCTGGCGGTGAGCGTGGCGCTGGCCTTTGGTCGCGATGCCCACGGCTGGCTGTGGGCTCACGGCGATCTGCTGGATCAACTGCTGCCCTGGCGCTGGCCACGCGTGTTGTCGGCGCTGTTCGCCGGGGTGATGCTGGCGGTCGCCGGCTGTATTATCCAGCGCCTGACCGGCAACCCGATGGCCAGCCCGGAAGTGCTGGGCATTAGCTCTGGCGCCGCCTTTGGCGTGGTGCTGATGCTGTTCTTCGTGCCTGGCGACGCCTTTGGCTGGCTGCTGCCAGCCGGCAGTCTTGGCGCGGCGGCCACGCTGCTGATTATTCTGCTGGCCGCCGGGCGCGGCGGTTTCTCGCCGCACCGGATGTTGCTGGCGGGGATGGCGCTCAGTACCGCTTTCACCATGCTGTTGATGATGCTGCAGGCCAGCGGCGATCCGCGCATGGCCCAGATCCTGACGTGGATCTCGGGGTCGACCTACAGCGCGACGCCGGAGAAGGTGGTTCGCAGCGGCGCGGTGATGCTGGCGCTGCTGGCGCTGGCGCCGCTCTGCCGTCGCTGGTTAACCATTCTGCCGCTGGGCGGGGAGGCGGCGCGGGCAGTGGGCATGGCGCTGACGTCATCGCGGATTGCTCTGCTGCTGCTGGCGGCCTGTCTGACGGCGACGGCGACGCTGACCATCGGCCCGCTGAGCTTTGTCGGGCTGATGGCGCCGCATATCGCGCGCATGATGGGCTTTCGTCGGACCATGCCGCATATGGTGATTTCCGGGCTGACTGGCGGAGTGCTGCTGGTCTTTGCCGACTGGTGCGGACGGATGATGATGTTCCCCTACCAGATCCCGGCGGGTCTACTGTCGACCTTTATCGGCGCGCCGTACTTTATTTATTTGCTGAGAAAGCAGAGTCGCTAA
- the fhuD gene encoding Fe(3+)-hydroxamate ABC transporter substrate-binding protein FhuD: MMNPTLITRRRLLTAMALSPLLWQMRGAQAADVDPQRVVALEWLPAELLLALGVTPYGVADIPNYRLWVNEPALPDSVIDVGLRTEPNLELLTQMKPSFIVWSAGYGPSPEKLARIAPGRGFTFSDGKRPLAMAQRSLLEMADLLGKAQQAQRHLAEFEALMASLRPRFAGRGDRPLLMISLLDPRHVLVFGENCLFQEVLDRFGIKNAWRGEAAFWGSVSVGIDRLAQFNEADVICFDHGNERDMAQLLATPLWQAMPFVRAGRFQRVPAVWFYGATLSAMHFARVLADAQGSPA, encoded by the coding sequence ATGATGAACCCGACTTTGATAACCCGACGCCGCCTGTTGACCGCGATGGCGCTGTCGCCGCTGCTGTGGCAGATGCGCGGCGCGCAGGCGGCTGACGTCGACCCGCAGCGCGTGGTGGCGCTGGAGTGGCTGCCCGCGGAGCTGCTGCTGGCGCTCGGCGTGACGCCCTATGGCGTGGCCGATATTCCCAACTATCGCTTGTGGGTGAACGAACCCGCGCTGCCCGACTCGGTGATCGATGTTGGTCTGCGCACCGAACCCAACCTTGAACTGCTGACGCAGATGAAACCGTCATTTATTGTCTGGTCGGCGGGCTACGGCCCGTCGCCGGAGAAGCTGGCGCGTATCGCGCCCGGCCGCGGTTTCACCTTCAGCGACGGCAAACGGCCGCTGGCGATGGCTCAGCGTTCGCTACTGGAGATGGCCGACTTGCTGGGTAAAGCGCAGCAGGCCCAGCGCCACCTGGCGGAGTTTGAGGCGCTGATGGCGAGCCTGAGGCCGCGTTTTGCCGGGCGCGGCGATCGCCCTCTGCTGATGATCTCCCTGCTCGATCCGCGCCACGTGCTGGTGTTTGGCGAAAACTGCTTGTTCCAGGAAGTGCTTGACCGCTTTGGCATTAAAAACGCCTGGCGTGGCGAAGCGGCATTCTGGGGCAGCGTCAGCGTCGGTATCGACCGGCTGGCGCAATTTAACGAGGCCGATGTGATCTGTTTCGATCATGGTAACGAGCGGGATATGGCTCAGCTGCTGGCGACGCCGCTATGGCAGGCGATGCCCTTCGTGCGCGCGGGCCGCTTCCAGCGCGTTCCGGCGGTCTGGTTCTACGGCGCGACGTTGTCGGCGATGCATTTTGCCCGCGTGCTGGCCGATGCCCAGGGGAGTCCGGCATGA
- the btuF gene encoding vitamin B12 ABC transporter substrate-binding protein BtuF → MAKSLSFAFAALLLLAPAWLLAAPRVITLSPANTELAFAAGITPVGVSSYSDYPPQAKTIEQVASWQGMNLERIVALKPDVVLAWRGGNAERQVNQLQSLGIHVLWVQTSTIEEIIATLRQLAQWSPQPEKAQQAAQTMQQEYDALKARYANAPKKRVFLQFGSTPLFTSGPGSIQDQVLRLCGGENIFTTSRVPWPQVSREQVLARQPQAIVVTGDARRVADAQRFWQHQLTISLIALHSDWFERAGPRIILAAKQLCTALDQVK, encoded by the coding sequence GTGGCTAAGTCGCTATCCTTCGCGTTTGCCGCGCTGCTGTTACTCGCCCCGGCGTGGCTGCTGGCCGCGCCGCGGGTGATCACCCTCTCCCCTGCCAATACCGAACTGGCCTTTGCTGCCGGGATCACGCCGGTCGGGGTGAGCAGCTATTCCGATTATCCTCCGCAGGCCAAAACCATCGAACAGGTTGCCAGCTGGCAGGGGATGAACCTGGAGCGCATCGTGGCGCTCAAGCCAGACGTGGTGCTGGCCTGGCGCGGCGGCAATGCCGAACGCCAGGTTAACCAGCTGCAGTCCCTGGGTATTCACGTCCTCTGGGTGCAGACCTCAACGATCGAAGAGATTATTGCCACCCTGCGTCAGCTGGCGCAGTGGAGCCCGCAGCCGGAAAAAGCGCAGCAGGCGGCGCAGACAATGCAGCAGGAATACGATGCGCTGAAAGCGCGCTATGCCAACGCGCCGAAGAAACGCGTCTTTCTGCAGTTCGGCTCTACGCCGCTGTTCACCAGCGGCCCCGGCTCGATTCAGGATCAGGTGCTGAGACTGTGCGGCGGCGAAAATATCTTCACCACCAGCCGTGTTCCCTGGCCGCAGGTGAGTCGCGAGCAGGTACTGGCTCGCCAGCCGCAGGCGATTGTGGTGACCGGCGACGCCAGGCGCGTTGCCGATGCCCAGCGCTTTTGGCAACATCAGCTCACCATTTCGTTGATTGCGTTACACAGTGACTGGTTTGAACGCGCAGGCCCACGTATTATCCTCGCCGCCAAACAACTTTGTACGGCGCTCGACCAGGTAAAATAA
- the clcA gene encoding H(+)/Cl(-) exchange transporter ClcA: protein MKAETPSFEAHQFVRVRRGDAVRRLIQRDKTPLAVLFMAAVVGTLAGLVGVAFEKSVNWVQNQRIGALAQVADHWYLVWPLAFILSALLAMVGYFLVRRFAPEAGGSGIPEIEGALEELRPVRWWRVLPVKFIGGMGTLGAGMVLGREGPMVQLGGNIGRMVLDVFRMRSPEARHTLLATGAASGLSAAFNAPLAGILFIIEEMRPQFRYNLISIKAVFTGVIMSSIVFRIFNGEAAIIEVGKLSNAPVNTLWLYLVLGMLFGCFGPLFNFLVLRTQDLFQRIHGGNIKKWVLIGGLIGGLCGLLGLMQSSTVGGGFNLIPIAAAGNFSVGLLLFIFIARVVTTLICFSSGAPGGIFAPMLALGTLLGTAFGMAAIPLFPAYHLDAGTFAIAGMGALLAASVRAPLTGIVLVLEMTDNYQLILPMIITCLGATLLAQFLGGKPLYSTILQRTLAKQEAEQAAKAQQAPRENT from the coding sequence ATGAAAGCAGAAACTCCCTCTTTTGAAGCACATCAGTTCGTGCGGGTGCGTCGCGGTGATGCGGTGCGCCGTTTGATTCAGCGTGATAAAACGCCGCTGGCGGTTCTGTTTATGGCGGCGGTGGTCGGCACGCTGGCGGGGCTGGTGGGCGTCGCCTTTGAAAAGAGCGTGAACTGGGTGCAGAACCAGCGGATTGGCGCGCTGGCGCAGGTCGCAGACCACTGGTATCTGGTCTGGCCGCTGGCGTTTATTTTGTCGGCGCTGTTGGCGATGGTCGGCTATTTCCTCGTGCGCCGCTTTGCGCCGGAGGCCGGCGGCTCGGGTATCCCGGAGATCGAAGGGGCGCTGGAGGAGCTGCGTCCGGTGCGCTGGTGGCGCGTGCTGCCGGTGAAGTTCATTGGTGGCATGGGGACGCTCGGCGCCGGGATGGTGCTGGGTCGCGAAGGGCCAATGGTGCAGCTTGGCGGCAATATTGGACGCATGGTGCTGGACGTTTTCCGCATGCGCAGCCCGGAAGCGCGGCATACGCTGCTGGCGACCGGTGCGGCGTCGGGGCTTTCGGCGGCTTTTAACGCGCCGCTGGCCGGGATTCTGTTTATCATCGAAGAGATGCGCCCGCAGTTCCGCTACAACCTGATCTCTATTAAAGCCGTGTTTACCGGCGTGATCATGTCGAGCATTGTGTTTCGTATTTTCAACGGCGAAGCGGCGATTATTGAGGTGGGCAAGCTGAGCAACGCCCCGGTGAACACCTTGTGGCTGTATCTGGTGCTGGGCATGTTGTTTGGCTGCTTTGGTCCACTGTTTAATTTTCTGGTGCTGCGCACTCAGGATCTGTTTCAGCGCATCCACGGTGGCAACATCAAAAAATGGGTGTTGATTGGCGGATTAATCGGCGGACTCTGCGGCCTGCTGGGGCTGATGCAGTCCTCCACGGTGGGCGGTGGCTTTAACCTGATCCCTATCGCCGCTGCCGGTAATTTCTCCGTCGGCCTGCTGCTGTTTATCTTTATTGCCCGCGTGGTGACCACGCTGATCTGCTTCTCTTCCGGTGCGCCGGGCGGCATTTTCGCGCCGATGCTGGCGCTCGGCACGTTGTTGGGCACGGCCTTCGGCATGGCGGCGATTCCGCTGTTTCCGGCCTATCATCTGGATGCCGGTACTTTCGCCATTGCCGGCATGGGGGCGCTGCTCGCCGCCTCGGTGCGCGCGCCGCTGACCGGGATTGTGCTGGTGCTGGAGATGACCGATAACTATCAGCTCATTTTGCCAATGATTATTACCTGCCTTGGCGCAACACTACTGGCGCAATTCCTCGGCGGTAAGCCTTTGTATTCGACCATTCTGCAACGTACTCTGGCGAAGCAGGAGGCTGAGCAGGCGGCAAAAGCGCAACAGGCCCCCCGGGAGAATACTTGA
- the dgt gene encoding dGTPase → MAKIDFRNKINWRRRFRSPPRVETERDILRIFESDRGRIVNSPAIRRLQQKTQVFPLERNAAVRTRLTHSLEVQQVGRYIAKEVLSRLKELRLLEEYGLEELTGPFESVVEMACLMHDIGNPPFGHFGEAAINDWFRQRLTPGDALGQPLSDDRCEVQALRLHDGETALNTLRRKVRQDLCCFEGNAQGIRLVHTLMRMNLTWAQVGCILKYTRPAWWFEATPASHSYLMKKPGYYLAEEEYVARLRKELDLAPYNRFPLTWIMEAADDISYCVADLEDAVEKRIFSAEQLYQHLYDAWGNHEKGSLFSQVVENAWEKSRANSLKQSAEDQFFMYLRVNTLNKLVPYAARRFIDNLPAIFTGDFNHALLEDDSDCSQLLELYKNVAMKQVFSHPDVEQLELQGYRVISGLLDIYQPLLKLSLEDFSELVAQERVRRLPIASRLYQKLSTRHRLAYVEAVNKLVRTAAEFPVMEYYYRCRLIQDYISGMTDLYAWDEYRRLMAVE, encoded by the coding sequence ATGGCAAAGATTGATTTTCGCAACAAGATAAACTGGCGTCGACGCTTTCGTTCGCCGCCGCGGGTGGAGACGGAGCGTGACATCCTGCGGATCTTTGAAAGCGATCGGGGACGGATCGTCAATTCGCCGGCCATCCGCCGCCTGCAGCAAAAAACCCAGGTCTTCCCGCTGGAGCGCAACGCGGCGGTACGCACTCGCCTGACCCACTCGCTGGAGGTGCAGCAGGTGGGGCGCTATATTGCCAAAGAGGTGCTGAGCCGGCTGAAAGAGCTGAGGCTGCTGGAGGAGTATGGTCTGGAAGAGCTGACCGGGCCATTCGAGAGCGTGGTGGAGATGGCCTGCCTGATGCACGATATCGGCAACCCGCCGTTTGGCCATTTTGGCGAGGCGGCGATTAACGACTGGTTCCGTCAGCGCCTGACGCCCGGCGATGCGCTCGGGCAGCCGTTGTCCGACGATCGCTGTGAAGTGCAGGCCTTACGCCTGCATGACGGAGAAACGGCACTCAATACGCTGCGGCGTAAAGTACGTCAGGACCTCTGCTGCTTTGAGGGCAATGCGCAGGGTATTCGCCTGGTCCATACGCTGATGCGGATGAATCTGACGTGGGCGCAGGTGGGCTGTATTCTGAAATATACTCGTCCGGCGTGGTGGTTCGAAGCGACGCCTGCCAGCCACAGTTATTTAATGAAGAAGCCTGGCTATTATTTAGCCGAAGAAGAGTATGTCGCCCGTTTGCGTAAAGAACTTGATCTCGCGCCTTACAATCGATTCCCATTAACCTGGATTATGGAGGCCGCGGATGACATCTCATATTGCGTCGCGGATCTCGAGGACGCGGTGGAAAAACGTATTTTTAGCGCAGAACAGCTCTATCAGCATCTTTACGACGCCTGGGGTAACCATGAAAAAGGATCATTATTCTCACAGGTAGTAGAAAATGCCTGGGAGAAATCGCGAGCCAATTCTTTGAAGCAGAGCGCGGAAGATCAGTTTTTTATGTATTTGCGGGTGAATACGCTGAATAAGCTGGTGCCCTACGCGGCGCGCCGATTTATTGACAACCTGCCGGCCATCTTCACGGGCGACTTTAATCATGCGTTGCTGGAGGACGACAGCGATTGCAGCCAGTTGCTGGAACTCTATAAAAATGTGGCGATGAAACAGGTGTTTAGCCATCCGGATGTCGAACAGCTGGAATTGCAGGGCTACCGGGTGATTAGCGGCCTGCTGGATATCTATCAGCCGCTACTGAAATTATCGCTGGAGGATTTCAGCGAATTAGTGGCGCAGGAGCGGGTACGGCGTTTACCCATTGCCTCCCGACTGTATCAGAAACTTTCGACCCGCCATCGGCTGGCGTATGTTGAAGCGGTAAATAAGCTGGTGCGCACGGCGGCTGAATTTCCGGTGATGGAATACTATTATCGCTGCCGTCTGATTCAGGATTATATTAGCGGGATGACAGATTTGTATGCGTGGGATGAATATCGGCGACTGATGGCGGTGGAATAG
- the erpA gene encoding iron-sulfur cluster insertion protein ErpA, with the protein MSDDVALPLEFTEAAANKVKHLIADEDNPNLKLRVYITGGGCSGFQYGFTFDDQVNEGDMTIEKQGVGLVVDPMSLQYLVGGSVDYTEGLEGSRFIVTNPNAKSTCGCGSSFSV; encoded by the coding sequence ATGAGTGATGACGTAGCGTTGCCGCTGGAGTTTACCGAAGCCGCAGCCAACAAAGTAAAACATCTGATTGCGGATGAAGATAATCCGAACCTGAAACTGCGCGTGTACATCACCGGCGGTGGTTGCAGCGGTTTCCAGTATGGCTTCACCTTTGACGATCAGGTGAACGAAGGGGATATGACCATTGAGAAACAGGGCGTCGGCCTGGTGGTTGACCCGATGAGCCTGCAGTATCTGGTCGGCGGCTCTGTCGACTATACCGAAGGGCTGGAAGGTTCGCGCTTTATCGTGACCAATCCGAACGCGAAAAGCACCTGCGGCTGCGGCTCCTCGTTCAGCGTTTAA
- the hemL gene encoding glutamate-1-semialdehyde 2,1-aminomutase yields MSKSENLYHAARELIPGGVNSPVRAFTGVGGTPLFIERADGAYLYDVDGKAYIDYVGSWGPMVLGHNHPAIRNAVIEAASRGLSFGAPTEMEVKMAALVTELVPTMDMVRMVNSGTEATMSAIRLARGFTGRDKIIKFEGCYHGHADCLLVKAGSGALTLGQPNSPGVPADFAKHTLTCTYNDLTSVRAAFEQYPQDIACIIVEPVAGNMNCIPPQPEFLPGLRALCDEFGALLIIDEVMTGFRVALAGAQAYYGVEPDLTCLGKIIGGGMPVGAFGGRREVMDALAPTGPVYQAGTLSGNPIAMAAGFACLNEVAQPGVHETLTELTNQLAQGLLDAARDAGIPLVVNNVGGMFGIFFTDAETVTCYQDVVKCDVERFKRFFHLMLEEGVYLAPSAFEAGFMSVAHSEQDIDNTIDAARRVFAKL; encoded by the coding sequence ATGAGCAAATCTGAAAATCTGTACCACGCTGCGCGCGAACTGATCCCCGGCGGCGTTAACTCACCGGTCCGCGCCTTCACCGGCGTCGGCGGCACCCCGCTATTTATCGAACGCGCGGATGGCGCCTACCTCTATGACGTCGACGGTAAAGCCTATATCGATTATGTCGGCTCCTGGGGTCCGATGGTGCTGGGCCACAACCACCCGGCTATTCGCAATGCGGTGATCGAGGCGGCTTCCCGCGGCCTGAGCTTTGGCGCGCCGACCGAAATGGAAGTGAAAATGGCGGCCCTGGTGACCGAGCTGGTACCGACCATGGATATGGTGCGGATGGTGAACTCCGGTACCGAAGCCACCATGAGCGCCATTCGTCTGGCGCGCGGCTTCACCGGCCGCGACAAAATCATTAAGTTCGAAGGTTGCTACCACGGACATGCCGACTGCCTGCTGGTGAAAGCCGGATCCGGCGCACTGACCCTCGGCCAGCCGAACTCACCGGGCGTACCGGCCGATTTCGCCAAACATACCCTGACCTGCACCTATAACGACCTTACCTCAGTGCGGGCGGCATTCGAGCAGTATCCGCAGGACATCGCCTGCATCATCGTCGAACCGGTGGCCGGAAATATGAACTGCATTCCGCCGCAGCCAGAGTTCCTGCCGGGCCTGCGCGCGCTGTGCGATGAGTTCGGCGCCCTGCTGATTATCGACGAAGTGATGACCGGCTTCCGCGTGGCGCTGGCGGGTGCCCAGGCTTATTACGGCGTGGAGCCGGATCTGACCTGTCTCGGGAAAATCATCGGCGGCGGGATGCCGGTAGGCGCCTTCGGCGGCCGCCGTGAGGTGATGGACGCCCTGGCGCCCACTGGCCCGGTCTATCAGGCGGGCACCCTCTCCGGCAACCCGATCGCCATGGCGGCTGGCTTCGCCTGCCTGAACGAAGTGGCGCAGCCGGGCGTGCATGAAACCCTGACCGAACTGACGAACCAGCTGGCGCAAGGCCTGCTGGACGCAGCGCGTGACGCCGGGATCCCGCTGGTGGTTAATAACGTCGGCGGTATGTTCGGCATCTTCTTTACCGATGCCGAAACCGTCACCTGCTACCAGGACGTGGTGAAGTGTGATGTCGAACGCTTCAAGCGTTTCTTCCACCTGATGCTGGAGGAAGGGGTGTACCTGGCGCCGTCAGCGTTTGAGGCCGGCTTTATGTCCGTGGCCCACAGTGAACAAGATATCGACAATACCATCGACGCCGCGCGTCGGGTGTTTGCCAAGCTGTAA
- a CDS encoding TRIC cation channel family protein — translation MLVYWLDIIGTAVFAISGVLLAGKLRMDPFGVLVLGVVTAVGGGTIRDMALANGPVFWVKDPTDLVVAMVTSMLTILLVRQPRRLPKWILPVLDAVGLAVFVGIGVNKAFLAGSGPLVAVCMGVVTGVGGGIIRDVLAREIPMILRTEIYATACIVGGIVHATAHDTFHLPLENSAMMGMVVTLVIRLAAIRWHLKLPTFALDDNGR, via the coding sequence ATGCTTGTCTATTGGCTGGATATTATTGGCACAGCTGTCTTCGCGATCTCCGGCGTTCTGCTGGCCGGAAAGCTGCGAATGGATCCGTTCGGCGTGTTGGTGTTAGGCGTAGTGACGGCGGTGGGCGGCGGGACCATCCGCGACATGGCGCTGGCGAATGGCCCGGTGTTCTGGGTCAAAGATCCCACCGATCTGGTGGTGGCGATGGTCACCAGCATGCTGACCATCCTGCTGGTTCGCCAGCCGCGCCGGCTGCCAAAATGGATCCTGCCGGTCCTTGATGCCGTCGGTCTGGCGGTGTTTGTCGGCATTGGCGTGAATAAAGCCTTTCTCGCCGGCAGCGGCCCGCTAGTGGCCGTGTGCATGGGCGTAGTAACCGGCGTGGGCGGCGGCATTATTCGCGACGTGCTGGCGCGCGAAATCCCCATGATCCTGCGCACCGAGATCTACGCCACCGCCTGTATCGTCGGCGGTATTGTCCACGCCACGGCACATGACACCTTTCATCTCCCACTGGAGAATTCGGCAATGATGGGGATGGTGGTCACCCTGGTGATCCGTCTGGCGGCGATCCGCTGGCATCTGAAGCTGCCGACATTTGCGCTGGACGATAACGGACGCTAA
- the fhuC gene encoding Fe3+-hydroxamate ABC transporter ATP-binding protein FhuC, with protein sequence MQEQTPHAETTFALDRVTFRVPGRTLLHPLSLIFPAGKVTGLIGHNGSGKSTLLKMLGRHQPPSAGEVLLDGQPLESWGSKAFARKVAYLPQQLPAAEGMTVRELVAIGRYPWHGALGRFGAADREKVEEAIALVGLKPLAHRLVDSLSGGERQRAWIAMLVAQDSRCLLLDEPTSALDIAHQVDVLALVHRLSQQRGLTVIAVLHDINMAARYCDYLVALRGGEMIAQGTPAELMRSDTLEQIYGIPMGILPHPAGAAPVSFVY encoded by the coding sequence ATGCAGGAACAGACTCCGCACGCTGAAACCACCTTCGCACTGGATCGTGTCACTTTCCGTGTGCCTGGCCGCACATTGCTTCATCCGCTCTCCCTCATTTTCCCGGCTGGAAAAGTCACCGGCCTGATCGGCCATAATGGCTCCGGCAAATCGACGTTACTGAAAATGCTTGGCCGTCATCAGCCACCTTCCGCAGGCGAAGTGCTGTTAGACGGACAACCGCTGGAGAGCTGGGGCAGCAAAGCCTTTGCCCGCAAAGTGGCCTACCTGCCGCAGCAACTGCCGGCGGCCGAAGGCATGACGGTGCGCGAGCTGGTGGCGATCGGCCGCTACCCATGGCATGGTGCGCTGGGGCGCTTTGGCGCGGCGGATCGGGAAAAGGTGGAAGAGGCGATCGCGCTGGTGGGGCTCAAGCCGCTCGCCCATCGCCTGGTAGATAGTCTTTCTGGCGGTGAACGCCAGCGGGCGTGGATTGCCATGCTGGTGGCCCAGGACAGCCGCTGTCTGCTACTGGATGAACCCACCTCGGCGCTGGATATCGCCCATCAGGTAGATGTCCTGGCGCTGGTGCATCGTCTGAGCCAGCAGCGCGGCCTGACGGTGATCGCCGTCCTGCATGACATTAATATGGCGGCGCGCTACTGCGACTATCTGGTGGCCCTGCGCGGTGGGGAAATGATTGCCCAGGGGACGCCAGCAGAACTGATGCGTAGCGACACCCTGGAGCAGATCTACGGCATCCCGATGGGGATCCTACCGCACCCGGCCGGCGCAGCGCCGGTAAGTTTTGTCTATTGA
- the mtnN gene encoding 5'-methylthioadenosine/S-adenosylhomocysteine nucleosidase, giving the protein MKIGIIGAMEEEVTLLRDKIENRQTITIGGSEIYTGQLHGVDVALLKSGIGKVAAAMGATLLLERCQPDVIINTGSAGGLAPTLKVGDIVVSDEARYHDADVTAFGYEYGQLPGCPAGFKADEKLVAAAESCINALDLNAVRGLIVSGDAFINGSVGLAKIRHNFPQAIAVEMEATAIAHVCHNFKVPFVVVRAISDVADQQSHLSFEEFLAVAARQSTLMVENLVQNLARG; this is encoded by the coding sequence ATGAAAATTGGCATTATTGGCGCTATGGAAGAGGAAGTTACCCTTCTGCGCGACAAAATCGAAAACCGCCAGACCATCACCATTGGCGGAAGCGAAATCTATACTGGCCAACTTCACGGCGTTGACGTCGCTCTGCTGAAGTCCGGGATCGGGAAAGTAGCGGCGGCCATGGGCGCGACCCTGCTGCTGGAGCGTTGCCAGCCAGACGTGATCATTAATACCGGTTCTGCCGGCGGCCTCGCGCCGACGCTGAAGGTTGGTGATATCGTCGTCTCCGACGAAGCGCGCTACCACGACGCCGACGTCACCGCCTTCGGCTATGAATATGGCCAGCTCCCGGGCTGCCCGGCGGGCTTTAAAGCAGATGAAAAACTGGTGGCCGCCGCGGAGAGCTGCATTAACGCGTTAGATCTCAACGCCGTTCGTGGCCTGATCGTCAGCGGTGATGCCTTCATTAACGGCTCTGTCGGTCTGGCGAAAATCCGCCATAATTTCCCCCAGGCGATCGCCGTGGAAATGGAAGCGACCGCTATCGCTCACGTCTGCCATAACTTTAAGGTTCCCTTCGTGGTGGTTCGCGCCATCTCCGACGTGGCCGACCAGCAGTCCCACCTCAGCTTTGAGGAGTTCCTCGCGGTCGCCGCCAGACAGTCCACTTTGATGGTGGAAAACCTGGTACAGAACCTGGCACGTGGCTAA